A portion of the Fulvia fulva chromosome 1, complete sequence genome contains these proteins:
- a CDS encoding Eukaryotic translation initiation factor 1A: MPKNKGKGGKNRRRGKNENDNEKRELTFKEEGQEYAQVVKMLGNGRLEALCFDGAKRLAHIRGKLRKKVWINQGDIILLSLRDYQDEKGDVILKYSADEARSLKAYGELPESAKINETDTYGGDEEGGIGFDFGEDDSDGSDDEIDVDDI, translated from the exons ATGCCAAAGAACAAGGGAAAG GGTGGTAAGAACAGGAGAAGAGGAAAGAACGAGAACGATAATGAGAAGCGTGAACTCACCTTCAAGGAGGAGGGCCAGG AGTACGCACAGGTCGTCAAGATGCTGGGTAACGGTCGTCTCGAAGCCCTCTGCTTCGACGGCGCCAAGCGACTGGCACACATCCGTGGCAAGCTCCGCAAGAAGGTCTGGATCAACCAGGGCGACATCATCCTCCTCTCACTCCGAGACTACCAAGACGAGAAGGGCGATGTCATTCTCAAGTACTCCGCCGACGAAGCACGTAGTTTGAAGGCATACGGAGAGCTACCGGAGAGCGCCAAGATCAACGAGACAGATACATATGGTGGAGACGAAGAGGGCGGTATTGGCTTCGATTTCGGCGAGGACGACTCGGATGGAAGCGACGACGAGATCGACGTGGACGACATCTAG
- a CDS encoding Proline-rich protein LAS17, translating into MPSILNEDDKQTVKRTVPKASNKIHAVAVAKLYIAYPNRSRWNYTGLQGAAVLANDLVGNTFWIKLVDVSPANRGVLWDQEIYDTFQYNQDRTFFHTFELEDCLAGLSFADEKEAKQFKKKMDEREKNAHKNTRSKPFANGPAQNVGAYGGGQQQQPQEASGGKKHGLLGRFSRHKDPTPQGPPQSIIPPRGIEINNSHAPSPTMTPPNRSRATSASEIDLADPAVQAVLADLLQMGITEDQIEEHAGFIKSYLEQNKATAAADAEKKERAARAPPPPPPNAANLSPQNTGSSGGRGPPPAPPPSRRKAGGAPAVQRPPSPSPSPPREPSPPRPRFAVPPPFAGAGTKVDDSPKLPGRNRAASQSNPGPPPPPRGPPLPAKEPLDDGLTGRFAVPPPFEGKRVSSNPAPPPPPRGSAVPPPPPRGNAVPPPPPPRDSPNPSSGSFSTDGPPPPPPLPPASSRPVPPAPAAPPLPSSGAPLPPPLPPTSNVAPPPPPPMPSASGPPPPPPMPPRGAAPGIGEDTAAAAAPSAPQPGRGGLLADIRGGTKLKKVSDTEKRDRSAAAVPGSEAASAPSAAPSGGGGDAAQGGLAGALASALAARKSKVSHSDDEKDDDDW; encoded by the exons ATGCCTTCAATATTGAACGAAGACGACAAACAGACGGTCAAGCGCACTGTCCCCAAAGCCTCCAACAAGATCCACGCGGTAGCTGTCGCGAAGCTATACATTGCCTACCCGAACCGCTCACGATGGAACTACACCGGCCTACAAGGAGCGGCAGTGCTTGCGAACGACCTCGTAGGCAACACTTTCTGGATCAAGCTGGTAGATGTCTCGCCAGCCAACAGAGGTGTGCTATGGGATCAAGAGATCTACGACACCTTCCAGTACAATCAGGATCGCACCTTCTTCCATACGTTTGAGCTGGAGGATTGCTTGGCGGGTCTCAGTTTCGCGGATGAAAAAGAGGCCAAGCAGTTCAAGAAGAAGATGGACGAGAGGGAGAAGAATGCACATAAGAATACAAGGAGCAAGCCCTTTGCCAACGGACCTGCGCAGAATGTGGGTGCGTATGGTGGAGGACAGCAGCAACAACCACAGGAGGCCAGTGGTGGAAAGAAGCATGGTCTTCTTGGGCGCTTCTCTAGACACAAAGACCCCACACCGCAAGGTCCACCACAGAGCATTATCCCACCGAGAGGTATCGAGATCAACAACTCTCATGCTCCGAGTCCGACTATGACCCCGCCGAACAGAAGTCGCGCGACCAGTGCGAGCGAAATCGATCTGGCTGATCCTGCGGTGCAAGCTGTGTTGGCGGATCTGCTGCAGATGGGCATTACAGAAGATCAGATTGAGGAGCATGCTGGTTTTATTAAAAGTTACCTGGAGCAGAACAAAGCTACAGCAGCGGCAGACGCTGAGAAGAAAGAGCGAGCAGCGAGAGCCCCTCCGCCTCCACCCCCGAACGCTGCGAATTTGAGCCCGCAAAACACTGGAAGTTCAGGAGGAAGAGGCCCACCTCCAGCTCCACCGCCATCTAGAAGAAAGGCAGGCGGAGCTCCAGCTGTGCAGCGACCTCCAAGTCCTAGTCCAAGCCCACCGAGAGAGCCGTCCCCCCCACGGCCGAGATTTGCTGTGCCTCCTCCATTTGCAGGAGCTGGCACGAAAGTGGACGATTCACCCAAATTGCCAGGCCGCAATAGAGCTGCGAGCCAGAGCAATCCAGGCCCCCCACCACCTCCACGAGGTCCACCATTGCCAGCAAAGGAGCCTCTCGACGATGGTCTTACAGGACGGTTTGCTGTTCCTCCTCCATTCGAAGGCAAACGTGTATCTTCAAACCCAGCTCCACCTCCACCACCCAGAGGCAGTGCTGTACCTCCTCCGCCTCCGAGAGGCAATGCAGTTCCTCCTCCACCGCCCCCACGAGACTCGCCAAATCCAAGCTCAGGCTCTTTCTCAACAGATGGACCGCCACCTCCACCGCCTCTCCCTCCCGCATCGTCAAGGCCTGTCCCTCCAGCACCTGCAGCTCCTCCGTTGCCATCTTCAGGCGCCCCTCTTCCACCACCACTCCCTCCAACCTCAAATGTCGCCCCACCACCTCCTCCGCCAATGCCCTCGGCTTCCGGACCTCCGCCCCCACCTCCCATGCCACCACGCGGCGCAGCACCAGGGATTGGCGAGGATACTGCCGCAGCCGCTGCTCCATCAGCTCCACAGCCCGGCCGAGGTGGTCTTTTGGCTGATATTAGAGGAGGCACAAAACTCAAGAAAGTCAGTGACACCGAGAAGAGGGATCGCAGTGCAGCTGCTGTTCCAGGCAGTGAAGCTGCAAGTGCGCCGAGTGCCGCTCCTAGTGGCGGGGGCGGCGATGCAGCGCAGGGTGGCCTTGCGGGTGCGCTTGCGAGTGCGTTGGCGGCGAGGAAGAGTAAGGTTAGTCACAGTG ATGATGAGAAGGACGATGATGACTGGTAG
- a CDS encoding Low affinity K(+) transporter 1 — MGCFSDSETGPPEESAKWDLITLSDFRCTSAWTIVAYVWLWCLAMVGVAVYVVDTYTAVNLLAFDEWTSQVQPKLDFKYSKWIFAVCILLSWALFFYELIRAIRVIRRRGVAESFLDPLAVNIQSMRPRGFKRFLVFTELTKSKKGADYVALFVYFNFKSPVRIILAEGPRQAVNAMTLYALLTAELIGNESHERNNFDQFWWNVEQIANKDKREAIIYFTMLFTFVIYVFSAICLILSAILYIFFLWHYIPHRDGRLSVYCKRKIDRRLAKIVEYKVKAAIEEEERKTQKAERKAELKRQKTGEMPPPVAPYLKKQPTLPNLGDSPELEKKGDTMPEFPLARQNTSNTMATLPPYSTTDNSDMSRQPTFPQIDDTNYRRPIPTRNPTAASQWSEAPSYRSETSLLANAGYAGDSEDVPLPPSAVTRQDSYASVNAPVHRPMGSQSSMGSVRSGQVRHFPPGPPGSRAQPPVSANPYGPGPHNGPMYPRQPPQPRIPLPVRSNTGMFYEQDPNSSSTFASSQDGYRSYGPPARSNTADGYRQPPLQQSQSSFSALHSQTSFSRPMPRKPSNQSFTRAYTPATVPEDQSASPDSYEMLQSPSHTLPPPPPPKDNSRVAFHQSAHSATQGPHRNITVTHGAPASGTRDYFGQVSQGIPQRSFTAPITPVEPQRASVGDILDGYGSSEDEGIQRPQAPHAGPPRSNTAGPGSHGQWQAY; from the coding sequence ATGGGCTGCTTCAGCGATAGCGAGACGGGCCCTCCAGAAGAGTCGGCGAAATGGGACTTGATCACACTGTCCGACTTTCGCTGCACCTCGGCATGGACCATCGTGGCCTACGTCTGGCTGTGGTGCCTGGCCATGGTCGGTGTTGCAGTCTACGTCGTCGACACATACACTGCCGTCAACTTGCTGGCCTTTGACGAATGGACCTCTCAGGTCCAGCCCAAGCTCGACTTCAAGTACAGCAAGTGGATCTTCGCAGTCTGTATCCTGCTATCTTGGGCCCTTTTCTTTTACGAGCTCATCCGAGCCATTCGCGTCATTCGACGACGGGGCGTTGCGGAGAGCTTCCTGGATCCTCTGGCCGTCAACATCCAGAGCATGCGACCGCGTGGCTTCAAGCGCTTCCTCGTCTTCACCGAGCTCACAAAGAGCAAAAAGGGCGCCGACTATGTTGCCCTCTTCGTTTACTTCAACTTCAAGAGCCCCGTCCGCATCATCCTCGCCGAAGGCCCCCGTCAGGCTGTCAACGCCATGACACTCTACGCACTCCTTACAGCCGAACTCATCGGAAACGAATCACATGAACGGAACAACTTTGACCAATTCTGGTGGAACGTCGAGCAGATCGCGAACAAGGACAAGCGAGAGGCCATCATCTACTTCACCATGCTGTTCACCTTTGTCATCTACGTCTTCAGTGCCATCTGCTTGATCCTCTCCGCCATACTGTACATCTTCTTCCTGTGGCACTACATCCCACACCGAGATGGCCGGCTGAGCGTATACTGCAAGCGTAAGATTGATCGAAGACTGGCGAAGATTGTCGAGTACAAGGTCAAGGCCGCGATCGAGGAAGAAGAGCGCAAGACACAAAAGGCGGAACGAAAGGCGGAGCTGAAGAGGCAGAAGACTGGCGAGATGCCTCCACCGGTGGCGCCATACCTCAAGAAACAGCCTACCCTTCCGAACCTTGGTGACTCGCCCGAGCTTGAGAAGAAGGGTGACACAATGCCCGAGTTTCCACTTGCCAGGCAAAACACCTCCAACACCATGGCTACGCTGCCGCCATACTCGACAACCGACAACTCCGACATGTCGCGACAGCCCACTTTCCCACAGATCGATGATACCAACTACCGCCGACCAATACCCACTCGAAACCCCACAGCAGCCTCGCAATGGTCAGAGGCGCCCAGCTATAGGTCAGAGACGTCCCTTCTGGCCAATGCGGGTTATGCTGGTGATTCCGAAGACGTTCCCCTTCCTCCTTCAGCAGTCACGCGACAAGACTCATACGCATCTGTCAACGCACCCGTTCATCGACCGATGGGGTCGCAAAGCTCGATGGGATCTGTACGCTCTGGCCAGGTCAGACACTTTCCACCCGGTCCACCAGGCTCGCGAGCGCAACCGCCCGTGTCCGCCAACCCATACGGACCAGGTCCCCATAATGGCCCGATGTATCCTCGGCAACCACCACAACCACGCATTCCGCTACCAGTGCGGTCCAACACTGGCATGTTCTACGAGCAGGACCCTAATTCATCTTCGACTTTCGCTTCGAGCCAGGACGGATACCGATCATATGGTCCTCCTGCACGCTCAAACACTGCAGACGGCTACCGTCAACCTCCACTTCAACAGAGCCAAAGCTCCTTCAGCGCACTTCACAGTCAGACCTCTTTCAGCAGGCCTATGCCTCGTAAGCCTTCCAACCAAAGCTTCACACGCGCCTACACACCGGCAACTGTACCAGAAGACCAATCTGCTTCACCGGACAGCTATGAGATGCTGCAATCACCATCTCATACACTGCCACCACCACCTCCGCCGAAGGACAATAGCCGCGTTGCCTTCCACCAATCCGCACACAGTGCCACACAAGGACCTCACCGGAACATCACAGTGACACACGGAGCCCCGGCAAGTGGCACCCGTGACTATTTCGGTCAAGTATCACAAGGCATTCCACAGCGGAGCTTCACCGCGCCAATCACGCCAGTGGAGCCACAACGCGCAAGCGTGGGCGACATCCTCGACGGCTACGGCAGCTCTGAAGACGAAGGTATCCAGAGGCCGCAGGCACCTCATGCAGGTCCGCCACGAAGCAACACGGCAGGTCCTGGCAGCCACGGACAGTGGCAGGCTTATTGA
- a CDS encoding 2-(3-amino-3-carboxypropyl)histidine synthase subunit 2 encodes MAESAPILSTPAEHILEEPTPIAVQPSDQRLSEEQLDVQYEIHRTVNEIRAGRWKRIALQFPDDVLVDAPRVFEALRDGLKQARSSQRGKANDSTNEGVADVTTKLQETTLETDLTGGQTVPAAEHVDEKLCILGDTSYGACCVDEVAAEHVDAEIVVHYGRACLSPTARLPVIYVFTEKSLDLGAAVASFESTYPNKHDKICLMADIPYSHHLNDLQLRLDQSGYAHVFKTAIIRDPRSPLPNRTVPAEVQEDSELLKEWNVFHIATPPTSLLLILSSRIKAMYIFDTDGAGSSALAASTSQLLRRRYALITRLSTVSIFGILINTLSVSNYMDALQHCQDIIARAGKKSYVFVVGKVNAAKVANFSEIGGWVVIGCWESSLIESKDFYRPIITPFELETALTDDNERVWGSQWIGDFSQLLGKQKSAANGNVSDEQPPALSEGEGNWDDQSDDEPPEFDLRTGRYVSNSRPMGRPKPSAAATIASEGADRRSKYSTPSSALVQRAKGDLATIGGQVSPAAQFLREKREWTGLGSDYEIAYERDDDGKIRGAAMEEGRSGVAKGYHVGESDKT; translated from the coding sequence ATGGCCGAAAGTGCGCCGATACTGTCGACGCCGGCGGAGCATATTCTGGAGGAGCCGACACCCATCGCTGTCCAGCCAAGCGACCAGCGACTCTCTGAGGAGCAACTTGATGTTCAATATGAAATCCATCGAACTGTCAACGAGATTCGGGCAGGACGATGGAAACGAATCGCATTGCAGTTCCCAGATGATGTGCTCGTCGATGCACCGCGGGTGTTTGAAGCTTTGCGAGACGGCTTGAAGCAAGCGAGGTCGAGTCAGCGTGGCAAAGCGAATGATTCAACCAACGAGGGTGTTGCGGATGTCACCACGAAGCTCCAGGAAACCACTTTGGAGACTGACCTGACGGGTGGACAAACTGTTCCTGCTGCCGAGCACGTCGACGAGAAGCTCTGCATTCTTGGCGACACCTCATACGGAGCCTGCTGTGTCGACGAAGTAGCAGCAGAGCATGTCGATGCTGAGATTGTCGTCCACTATGGGCGGGCATGTCTGTCTCCCACCGCTCGACTGCCGGTCATATACGTCTTCACGGAAAAGTCTTTGGATCTTGGTGCTGCGGTGGCAAGCTTCGAATCGACCTACCCGAACAAGCACGACAAGATATGTCTGATGGCGGACATACCTTACTCTCACCACCTCAACGACCTTCAGCTGCGTCTTGATCAGTCGGGATATGCTCATGTCTTCAAGACTGCCATCATTCGAGATCCTCGATCGCCACTGCCGAACCGGACTGTCCCAGCGGAAGTGCAGGAGGACTCCGAGCTGCTGAAGGAGTGGAATGTCTTTCACATTGCCACACCGCCAACATCTCTTCTTCTGATTCTCTCATCCAGAATCAAAGCAATGTACATTTTCGACACTGATGGTGCTGGATCCTCCGCACTGGCAGCAAGCACATCGCAGCTCTTGCGGCGAAGGTACGCCTTGATCACGCGATTGAGTACGGTATCAATATTCGGCATCTTGATCAACACACTTTCTGTGTCGAACTACATGGATGCTCTACAGCACTGTCAAGACATCATCGCCCGTGCTGGTAAGAAGAGCTATGTATTCGTCGTCGGCAAGGTCAATGCTGCGAAAGTGGCCAACTTCTCCGAGATTGGTGGCTGGGTCGTGATTGGGTGCTGGGAGAGCAGTCTGATCGAGAGCAAGGACTTCTACCGACCGATCATCACACCGTTCGAGCTTGAGACTGCATTGACGGACGACAACGAGAGAGTGTGGGGCAGTCAATGGATTGGCGACTTCAGTCAGCTGCTTGGAAAGCAGAAATCCGCCGCCAATGGTAATGTATCTGACGAGCAGCCGCCAGCTTTATCCGAGGGTGAAGGCAACTGGGACGATCAGTCAGACGACGAGCCTCCTGAGTTCGACCTCCGCACTGGACGATACGTCTCCAACAGCAGACCGATGGGACGGCCGAAGCCGTCTGCTGCAGCGACAATAGCTTCGGAAGGCGCCGATCGCAGGTCGAAGTACTCGACACCTTCCTCTGCCCTGGTGCAGAGAGCGAAGGGTGATCTTGCGACGATTGGCGGTCAGGTGTCACCCGCGGCTCAGTTCCTGCGTGAGAAGCGCGAGTGGACCGGTCTGGGCAGCGACTATGAAATCGCGTACGAGCGTGATGACGATGGCAAGATTCGGGGTGCTGCCATGGAAGAGGGTAGAAGTGGTGTGGCGAAGGGCTATCATGTTGGTGAGAGTGACAAGACCTGA